A region from the Rhodamnia argentea isolate NSW1041297 chromosome 7, ASM2092103v1, whole genome shotgun sequence genome encodes:
- the LOC115734829 gene encoding uncharacterized protein LOC115734829 isoform X2: MLGLLRVPCGSRPSDTHWLSNSKAVKAHGFINGAVISNRKFQNEKNTLCATSVGHEQDSEVDLDALEETNILTPSEESLSSSSLYVPLEGTDGKSGLLSFYNRPYGREDKLSIVYPQGNQNNLEWIIGPAVLVTSFIFPSLYLRRILCTIFEDSLLTDFLILFFTEALFYCGVAIFLLLIDHMRRPLASDSADEKKRLAPQLVHRISSVAALVLSLTVPMVTMGLVWPWTGPAASAALAPYLVGITVQFAFEQYARYRKSPSMPVIPIIFQVYRLHQLNRAAQLVTALSFTVRGVEVTPNNLAINSSLSTLLNVLQFLGVICIWSLSSILMRIFTSNPITAE; the protein is encoded by the exons atg CTCGGCCTATTAAGAGTGCCATGCGGAAGCCGCCCATCTGATACTCACTGGCTGAGCAATTCTAAAG cCGTCAAGGCTCATGGCTTCATCAATGGAGCAGTCATCTCGAATAGAAAGttccaaaatgagaaaaatactCTCTGCGCTACTTCAGTTGGGCATGAACAAGACAGTGAGGTTGATTTGGATGCTCTAGAGGAGACAAATATTCTCACTCCCTCTGAAGAATCGTTGTCTTCGAGCAGCTTGTATGTCCCTTTAGAGGGAACTGATGGAAAATCGGGCCTATTATCATTTTACAATCGCCCATATGGAAGGGAGGACAAACTATCCATCGTTTACCCACAGGGAAATCAAAACAACCTAGAATGGATCATTGGGCCAGCCGTGCTTGTGACATCCTTTATTTTCCCTTCACTCTACCTTCGGAGAATACTATGTACTATATTTGAAGACTCTCTTCTGACAG ATTTCCTCATATTGTTCTTCACGGAAGCTCTGTTCTACTGCGGTGTCGCAATTTTTCTTCTACTTATAGACCATATGCGAAGGCCTTTGGCGTCCGATTCCGCAGATGAAAAGAAGAGGTTGGCTCCACAATTGGTGCACCGGATCTCTTCAGTTGCTGCCCTGGTGCTTAGTCTTACCGTTCCTATGGTGACCATGGGCTTAGTCTGGCCATGGACCGGCCCTGCAGCTTCCGCAGCACTTGCTCCATATCTGGTCGGTATTACTGTCCAATTTGCATTTGAGCAATATGCAAGATACCGCAAATCCCCTTCCATGCCTGTGATACCCATTATATTTCAG GTTTATAGGTTGCACCAACTAAACCGAGCAGCACAGCTGGTGACAGCCCTGTCTTTTACAGTGAGGGGAGTGGAAGTGACTCCAAACAACCTGGCAATAAATAGCTCCTTAAGTACTCTTTTGAATGTCCTTCAGTTTCTTGGTGTCATTTGCATCTGGTCACTTTCAAGCATCCTCATGAGAATTTTTACTTCGAACCCCATCACCGCAGAATGA
- the LOC115734829 gene encoding uncharacterized protein LOC115734829 isoform X1, translating into MGVRAGSSSAVSCVATSVSSPFKPKIFQLGLLRVPCGSRPSDTHWLSNSKAVKAHGFINGAVISNRKFQNEKNTLCATSVGHEQDSEVDLDALEETNILTPSEESLSSSSLYVPLEGTDGKSGLLSFYNRPYGREDKLSIVYPQGNQNNLEWIIGPAVLVTSFIFPSLYLRRILCTIFEDSLLTDFLILFFTEALFYCGVAIFLLLIDHMRRPLASDSADEKKRLAPQLVHRISSVAALVLSLTVPMVTMGLVWPWTGPAASAALAPYLVGITVQFAFEQYARYRKSPSMPVIPIIFQVYRLHQLNRAAQLVTALSFTVRGVEVTPNNLAINSSLSTLLNVLQFLGVICIWSLSSILMRIFTSNPITAE; encoded by the exons ATGGGGGTCAGAGCTGGTTCTTCCTCTGCGGTCTCTTGTGTTGCTACTTctgtttcttctcctttcaaGCCCAAGATTTTCCAG CTCGGCCTATTAAGAGTGCCATGCGGAAGCCGCCCATCTGATACTCACTGGCTGAGCAATTCTAAAG cCGTCAAGGCTCATGGCTTCATCAATGGAGCAGTCATCTCGAATAGAAAGttccaaaatgagaaaaatactCTCTGCGCTACTTCAGTTGGGCATGAACAAGACAGTGAGGTTGATTTGGATGCTCTAGAGGAGACAAATATTCTCACTCCCTCTGAAGAATCGTTGTCTTCGAGCAGCTTGTATGTCCCTTTAGAGGGAACTGATGGAAAATCGGGCCTATTATCATTTTACAATCGCCCATATGGAAGGGAGGACAAACTATCCATCGTTTACCCACAGGGAAATCAAAACAACCTAGAATGGATCATTGGGCCAGCCGTGCTTGTGACATCCTTTATTTTCCCTTCACTCTACCTTCGGAGAATACTATGTACTATATTTGAAGACTCTCTTCTGACAG ATTTCCTCATATTGTTCTTCACGGAAGCTCTGTTCTACTGCGGTGTCGCAATTTTTCTTCTACTTATAGACCATATGCGAAGGCCTTTGGCGTCCGATTCCGCAGATGAAAAGAAGAGGTTGGCTCCACAATTGGTGCACCGGATCTCTTCAGTTGCTGCCCTGGTGCTTAGTCTTACCGTTCCTATGGTGACCATGGGCTTAGTCTGGCCATGGACCGGCCCTGCAGCTTCCGCAGCACTTGCTCCATATCTGGTCGGTATTACTGTCCAATTTGCATTTGAGCAATATGCAAGATACCGCAAATCCCCTTCCATGCCTGTGATACCCATTATATTTCAG GTTTATAGGTTGCACCAACTAAACCGAGCAGCACAGCTGGTGACAGCCCTGTCTTTTACAGTGAGGGGAGTGGAAGTGACTCCAAACAACCTGGCAATAAATAGCTCCTTAAGTACTCTTTTGAATGTCCTTCAGTTTCTTGGTGTCATTTGCATCTGGTCACTTTCAAGCATCCTCATGAGAATTTTTACTTCGAACCCCATCACCGCAGAATGA